The Triticum aestivum cultivar Chinese Spring chromosome 7B, IWGSC CS RefSeq v2.1, whole genome shotgun sequence genome window below encodes:
- the LOC123158942 gene encoding transcription factor bHLH137 isoform X2, with translation MADFSSVHHHSLLKMPAAFTTNDTSTPNISSFLLYNQTSHGQSPAPANACATMVEDASRESSSAVLDNASLQASASVDRKRKATDDSTTLSSAHSKDCKDGKSRRKREKSSTEQDQEEAPKGYIHVRARRGQATDSHSLAERVRRERISERMRLLQTLVPGCDKVTGKALVLDEIINYVQSLQNQVEFLSMRIASMSPVLYGFGLDSDGLHDQAQIGGMFQQEALAVPAPALNQASPAASQTMMDTTSYSLQGQGGISFSQSQSQDSGSYLMQSVGEQRQELLNQLVFSNMCSFQ, from the exons ATGGCAGACTTCTCCTCAGTCCACCACCACTCTCTCCTCAAGATGCCTGCGGCCTTCACCACCAATGACACCTCCACCCCGAACATCTCGAGCTTCTTGCTTTACAACCAAACCAGCCATGGCCAATCTCCAGCGCCAGCAAATGCATGTGCGACCATGGTGGAGGATGCCTCGCGGGAGAGCTCCTCTGCAGTTCTCGACAATGCCTCTCTACAGGCCAGTGCATCTGTGGACAGGAAGAGGAAAGCCACAGATGACAGCACCACACTTAGCTCTGCTCACTCCAAG GACTGCAAGGATGGCAAGAGTaggaggaagagggagaagagCAGCACCGAGCAGGACCAGGAGGAGGCGCCCAAGGGATACATCCATGTGAGGGCAAGGAGAGGGCAGGCAACAGATAGCCACAGTCTTGCAGAGAGG GTGCGGAGGGAGAGGATCAGTGAGAGGATGAGGTTGCTGCAAACACTGGTCCCTGGCTGTGACAAG GTCACTGGAAAGGCACTCGTTTTGGATGAGATCATCAATTATGTGCAGTCCCTGCAGAACCAAGTTGAG TTCCTGTCCATGAGGATTGCTTCCATGAGCCCAGTGTTGTATGGATTTGGACTGGACAGTGATGGCCTCCATGACCAGGCACAA ATTGGAGGCATGTTCCAGCAGGAAGCCCTTGCAGTGCCTGCCCCAGCTCTGAACCAAGCTAGCCCAGCTGCATCTCAAACCATGATGGACACCACATCCTACTCACTGCAAGGCCAGGGGGGCATCTCTTTCTCTCAGTCCCAGTCTCAG GACAGTGGCAGTTACCTGATGCAATCAGTGGGAGAGCAAAGACAGGAACTGCTCAATCAATTGGTGTTCAGCAACATGTGCTCCTTCCAGTAG
- the LOC123158942 gene encoding transcription factor bHLH137 isoform X1, whose product MADFSSVHHHSLLKMPAAFTTNDTSTPNISSFLLYNQTSHGQSPAPANACATMVEDASRESSSAVLDNASLQASASVDRKRKATDDSTTLSSAHSKDCKDGKSRRKREKSSTEQDQEEAPKGYIHVRARRGQATDSHSLAERVRRERISERMRLLQTLVPGCDKVTGKALVLDEIINYVQSLQNQVEFLSMRIASMSPVLYGFGLDSDGLHDQAQKIGGMFQQEALAVPAPALNQASPAASQTMMDTTSYSLQGQGGISFSQSQSQDSGSYLMQSVGEQRQELLNQLVFSNMCSFQ is encoded by the exons ATGGCAGACTTCTCCTCAGTCCACCACCACTCTCTCCTCAAGATGCCTGCGGCCTTCACCACCAATGACACCTCCACCCCGAACATCTCGAGCTTCTTGCTTTACAACCAAACCAGCCATGGCCAATCTCCAGCGCCAGCAAATGCATGTGCGACCATGGTGGAGGATGCCTCGCGGGAGAGCTCCTCTGCAGTTCTCGACAATGCCTCTCTACAGGCCAGTGCATCTGTGGACAGGAAGAGGAAAGCCACAGATGACAGCACCACACTTAGCTCTGCTCACTCCAAG GACTGCAAGGATGGCAAGAGTaggaggaagagggagaagagCAGCACCGAGCAGGACCAGGAGGAGGCGCCCAAGGGATACATCCATGTGAGGGCAAGGAGAGGGCAGGCAACAGATAGCCACAGTCTTGCAGAGAGG GTGCGGAGGGAGAGGATCAGTGAGAGGATGAGGTTGCTGCAAACACTGGTCCCTGGCTGTGACAAG GTCACTGGAAAGGCACTCGTTTTGGATGAGATCATCAATTATGTGCAGTCCCTGCAGAACCAAGTTGAG TTCCTGTCCATGAGGATTGCTTCCATGAGCCCAGTGTTGTATGGATTTGGACTGGACAGTGATGGCCTCCATGACCAGGCACAA AAGATTGGAGGCATGTTCCAGCAGGAAGCCCTTGCAGTGCCTGCCCCAGCTCTGAACCAAGCTAGCCCAGCTGCATCTCAAACCATGATGGACACCACATCCTACTCACTGCAAGGCCAGGGGGGCATCTCTTTCTCTCAGTCCCAGTCTCAG GACAGTGGCAGTTACCTGATGCAATCAGTGGGAGAGCAAAGACAGGAACTGCTCAATCAATTGGTGTTCAGCAACATGTGCTCCTTCCAGTAG